The nucleotide sequence AGAAGTTTGCTTTGTTGTATATGCAGTTGCCCTCTCACCAAGACATTTACTGCTCTTCGTGTACGTGTTTTCAACTGTGGCCACGCAACACATCTTCAGTGTGAACCATCAGAGAATGAgacctcatcatcatcgtcatcagtTCATGTCTCCTCATCAGGCTGTCCTGTCTGTATGACCAAGAAGACCAGCAAAAGTTCTTCTAAAGGTAAATCGTTCTACCTGGATTATGGACTAATAAGCACAGTTTCGTCAAACGCCGGGTCTGCACAACGTGCTTCGCCTTACTTACACGAGAATGAAATGAGCAATCATTCTCATAACCAGCAAATATCACGGGTAAG is from Camelina sativa cultivar DH55 unplaced genomic scaffold, Cs unpScaffold03917, whole genome shotgun sequence and encodes:
- the LOC104774606 gene encoding uncharacterized protein LOC104774606, producing the protein NFSYPGQDTAKSLIEDDTFYSMNLLKKGASHGYAPRSLLCCICSCPLTKTFTALRVRVFNCGHATHLQCEPSENETSSSSSSVHVSSSGCPVCMTKKTSKSSSKGKSFYLDYGLISTVSSNAGSAQRASPYLHENEMSNHSHNQQISRFEILTNLQKDQRLVQIESLPRLRLAPPAVYHEKVSRFSGFTPGESSSGK